A single region of the Tursiops truncatus isolate mTurTru1 chromosome 18, mTurTru1.mat.Y, whole genome shotgun sequence genome encodes:
- the CDC16 gene encoding cell division cycle protein 16 homolog isoform X4: MNLERLRKRVRQYLDQQQYQSALFWADKVASLSHEEPQDIYWLAQCLYLTAQYHRAAHALRSRKLDKLYEACRYLAARCHFAAKEHQQALDILDLEEPISKRLFGKCLKDESSLKDPSSDWEMSQSSIKSSICLLRGKIYDALDNRTLATYSYKEALKLDVYCFEAFDLLTSHHMLTAQEEKELLESLPLSKLCTEEQELLRFLFENKLKKYNKPSETVIPESVDGLQENLDVVVSLAERHYYNCDFKMCYKLTSVVMEKDPFHANCLPVHIGTLVELNKANELFYLSHKLVDLYPSNPVSWFAVGCYYLMVGHKNEHARRYLSKATTLEKTYGPAWIAYGHSFAVESEHDQAMAAYFTAAQLMKGCHLPMLYIGLEYGLTNNSKLAERFFGQALSIAPEDPFVMHEVGVVAFQNGEWKTAEKWFLDALEKIKAIGNEVTVDKWEPLLNNLGHVCRKLKKYAEALDYHRQALVLIPQNASTYSAIGYIHSLMGNFENAVDYFHTEQTSKTN; this comes from the exons CAGCAGTATCAGAGTGCTCTATTTTGGGCAGATAAAGTAGCCTCACTCTCTCATG AGGAACCCCAGGACATTTACTGGTTGGCTCAGTGTCTTTACCTGACAGCCCAGTATCATAGAGCAGCTCACGCGCTTCGGTCACGAAAACTGGACAAA TTGTATGAAGCATGTCGCTACCTTGCAGCTAGATGCCAT TTTGCTGCAAAAGAACACCAGCAGGCTCTTGACATTCTTGATCTGGAGGAGCCGATCAGCAAAAGACTGTTTGGGAAATGCTTGAAGGATGAAAGTAGCTTGAAAGACCCCTCCAGTGACTGGGAAATGTCACAGTCCTCA ATAAAGAGTTCTATTTGTCTTTTACGAGGAAAAATCTATGATGCTCTAGATAACCGAACCCTCGCTACTTACAGCTATAAAGAAGCTTTGAAGCTTGACGTCTACTGCTTTGAAGCATTTGATCTTTTAACGTCGCACCACATGTTGACAGCCCAAGAAG aaaaagaacttcTTGAATCACTACCTCTTAGCAAGCTCTGTACTGAAGAACAGGAATTGCTACGTTTTCTATTTGAGAACAAATTGAAAAAG TATAATAAACCTAGTGAAACTGTTATCCCCGAGTCTGTAGATGGTTTGCAGGAGAATCTGGATGTGGTCGTGTCTTTAGCTGAAAGACATTATtataactgtgattttaaaatgtgctacAAGCTGACTTCTGT AGTAATGGAAAAAGATCCTTTCCATGCAAATTGTTTACCTGTACATATAGGGACACTTGTGGAGCTGAATAAAGCAAATG AACTTTTCTATCTTTCTCATAAATTGGTGGATTTATATCCTAGTAATCCT GTGTCTTGGTTTGCAGTGGGGTGCTATTATCTCATGGTCGGTCATAAAAATGAACATGCCAGAAGATATCTCAG CAAAGCTACGACGCTGGAGAAGACCTACGGGCCGGCATGGATCGCTTACGGGCATTCGTTCGCAGTTGAGAGTGAACATGACCAAGCGATGGCTGCTTACTTCACGGCAGCGCAGCTGATGAAAGG gTGTCATTTGCCAATGCTTTATATTGGATTAGAATATGGATTGACCAATAACTCAAAATTGGCTGAAAGATTCTTTGGCCAAGCTCTAAGCATCGCACCAGAAGACCCTTTTGTTATGCATGAGGTTGGCGTGGTCGCATTTCAAAATGGAGA ATGGAAAACAGCGGAAAAATGGTTTCTCGAtgctttggaaaaaattaaagcaattggGAATGAG GTAACAGTTGACAAATGGGAACCTTTGTTGAACAACTTGGGCCATGTCTGCAGAAAACTTAA GAAGTATGCTGAAGCCTTGGACTACCACCGGCAGGCACTGGTGTTGATTCCTCAGAATGCGTCCACCTATTCTGCCATAGGGTATATCCATAGTCTGATGGGCAACTTTGAAAATGCCGTGGACTATTTCCACACA gaGCAGACAtcaaagacaaattaa
- the CDC16 gene encoding cell division cycle protein 16 homolog isoform X1, with protein MNLERLRKRVRQYLDQQQYQSALFWADKVASLSHEEPQDIYWLAQCLYLTAQYHRAAHALRSRKLDKLYEACRYLAARCHFAAKEHQQALDILDLEEPISKRLFGKCLKDESSLKDPSSDWEMSQSSIKSSICLLRGKIYDALDNRTLATYSYKEALKLDVYCFEAFDLLTSHHMLTAQEEKELLESLPLSKLCTEEQELLRFLFENKLKKYNKPSETVIPESVDGLQENLDVVVSLAERHYYNCDFKMCYKLTSVVMEKDPFHANCLPVHIGTLVELNKANELFYLSHKLVDLYPSNPVSWFAVGCYYLMVGHKNEHARRYLSKATTLEKTYGPAWIAYGHSFAVESEHDQAMAAYFTAAQLMKGCHLPMLYIGLEYGLTNNSKLAERFFGQALSIAPEDPFVMHEVGVVAFQNGEWKTAEKWFLDALEKIKAIGNEVTVDKWEPLLNNLGHVCRKLKKYAEALDYHRQALVLIPQNASTYSAIGYIHSLMGNFENAVDYFHTALGLRRDDTFSVTMLGHCIEMYIGDSEAYIGADIKDKLKCYDFDVHTMKTLKNIISPPWDFREFEVEKQTVEEAGLAPLETSRKTPDSRPSLEETFEIEMNESDMMLETPMSDHST; from the exons CAGCAGTATCAGAGTGCTCTATTTTGGGCAGATAAAGTAGCCTCACTCTCTCATG AGGAACCCCAGGACATTTACTGGTTGGCTCAGTGTCTTTACCTGACAGCCCAGTATCATAGAGCAGCTCACGCGCTTCGGTCACGAAAACTGGACAAA TTGTATGAAGCATGTCGCTACCTTGCAGCTAGATGCCAT TTTGCTGCAAAAGAACACCAGCAGGCTCTTGACATTCTTGATCTGGAGGAGCCGATCAGCAAAAGACTGTTTGGGAAATGCTTGAAGGATGAAAGTAGCTTGAAAGACCCCTCCAGTGACTGGGAAATGTCACAGTCCTCA ATAAAGAGTTCTATTTGTCTTTTACGAGGAAAAATCTATGATGCTCTAGATAACCGAACCCTCGCTACTTACAGCTATAAAGAAGCTTTGAAGCTTGACGTCTACTGCTTTGAAGCATTTGATCTTTTAACGTCGCACCACATGTTGACAGCCCAAGAAG aaaaagaacttcTTGAATCACTACCTCTTAGCAAGCTCTGTACTGAAGAACAGGAATTGCTACGTTTTCTATTTGAGAACAAATTGAAAAAG TATAATAAACCTAGTGAAACTGTTATCCCCGAGTCTGTAGATGGTTTGCAGGAGAATCTGGATGTGGTCGTGTCTTTAGCTGAAAGACATTATtataactgtgattttaaaatgtgctacAAGCTGACTTCTGT AGTAATGGAAAAAGATCCTTTCCATGCAAATTGTTTACCTGTACATATAGGGACACTTGTGGAGCTGAATAAAGCAAATG AACTTTTCTATCTTTCTCATAAATTGGTGGATTTATATCCTAGTAATCCT GTGTCTTGGTTTGCAGTGGGGTGCTATTATCTCATGGTCGGTCATAAAAATGAACATGCCAGAAGATATCTCAG CAAAGCTACGACGCTGGAGAAGACCTACGGGCCGGCATGGATCGCTTACGGGCATTCGTTCGCAGTTGAGAGTGAACATGACCAAGCGATGGCTGCTTACTTCACGGCAGCGCAGCTGATGAAAGG gTGTCATTTGCCAATGCTTTATATTGGATTAGAATATGGATTGACCAATAACTCAAAATTGGCTGAAAGATTCTTTGGCCAAGCTCTAAGCATCGCACCAGAAGACCCTTTTGTTATGCATGAGGTTGGCGTGGTCGCATTTCAAAATGGAGA ATGGAAAACAGCGGAAAAATGGTTTCTCGAtgctttggaaaaaattaaagcaattggGAATGAG GTAACAGTTGACAAATGGGAACCTTTGTTGAACAACTTGGGCCATGTCTGCAGAAAACTTAA GAAGTATGCTGAAGCCTTGGACTACCACCGGCAGGCACTGGTGTTGATTCCTCAGAATGCGTCCACCTATTCTGCCATAGGGTATATCCATAGTCTGATGGGCAACTTTGAAAATGCCGTGGACTATTTCCACACA GCCCTTGGTCTTAGGCGAGATGATACATTTTCTGTTACAATGCTTGGTCATTGCATTGAAATGTACATTGGTGATTCTGAAGCTTATATTG gaGCAGACAtcaaagacaaattaaaatgttatgaCTTTGATGTGCATACAATGAAGACATTAAAGAACATTATTTCACCTCCGTGGGATTTCAGGGAATTTGAAGTAGAAAAACAGACAGTGGAAGAAGCAGGGCTTGCACCATTAGAAACCTCAAGGAAAACTCCAGATTCCAGACCTTCCTTGGAAGAAACCTTTGAAattgaaatgaatgaaagtgaCATGATGTTAGAGACGCCTATGTCAGACCACAGTACGTGA
- the CDC16 gene encoding cell division cycle protein 16 homolog isoform X3, with the protein MECVSSHADCLQFLRCVTVIQTQCWNADQLLSYPLPWRCFLMQLLYEACRYLAARCHFAAKEHQQALDILDLEEPISKRLFGKCLKDESSLKDPSSDWEMSQSSIKSSICLLRGKIYDALDNRTLATYSYKEALKLDVYCFEAFDLLTSHHMLTAQEEKELLESLPLSKLCTEEQELLRFLFENKLKKYNKPSETVIPESVDGLQENLDVVVSLAERHYYNCDFKMCYKLTSVVMEKDPFHANCLPVHIGTLVELNKANELFYLSHKLVDLYPSNPVSWFAVGCYYLMVGHKNEHARRYLSKATTLEKTYGPAWIAYGHSFAVESEHDQAMAAYFTAAQLMKGCHLPMLYIGLEYGLTNNSKLAERFFGQALSIAPEDPFVMHEVGVVAFQNGEWKTAEKWFLDALEKIKAIGNEVTVDKWEPLLNNLGHVCRKLKKYAEALDYHRQALVLIPQNASTYSAIGYIHSLMGNFENAVDYFHTALGLRRDDTFSVTMLGHCIEMYIGDSEAYIGADIKDKLKCYDFDVHTMKTLKNIISPPWDFREFEVEKQTVEEAGLAPLETSRKTPDSRPSLEETFEIEMNESDMMLETPMSDHST; encoded by the exons ATGGAATGTGTATCCAGTCATGCTGACTGCTTGCAGTTCCTTAGATGTGTGACAGTTATTCAGACTCAGTGCTGGAATGCTGACCAACTCCTAAGTTACCCTCTCCCCTGGAGATGTTTTCTTATGCAACTG TTGTATGAAGCATGTCGCTACCTTGCAGCTAGATGCCAT TTTGCTGCAAAAGAACACCAGCAGGCTCTTGACATTCTTGATCTGGAGGAGCCGATCAGCAAAAGACTGTTTGGGAAATGCTTGAAGGATGAAAGTAGCTTGAAAGACCCCTCCAGTGACTGGGAAATGTCACAGTCCTCA ATAAAGAGTTCTATTTGTCTTTTACGAGGAAAAATCTATGATGCTCTAGATAACCGAACCCTCGCTACTTACAGCTATAAAGAAGCTTTGAAGCTTGACGTCTACTGCTTTGAAGCATTTGATCTTTTAACGTCGCACCACATGTTGACAGCCCAAGAAG aaaaagaacttcTTGAATCACTACCTCTTAGCAAGCTCTGTACTGAAGAACAGGAATTGCTACGTTTTCTATTTGAGAACAAATTGAAAAAG TATAATAAACCTAGTGAAACTGTTATCCCCGAGTCTGTAGATGGTTTGCAGGAGAATCTGGATGTGGTCGTGTCTTTAGCTGAAAGACATTATtataactgtgattttaaaatgtgctacAAGCTGACTTCTGT AGTAATGGAAAAAGATCCTTTCCATGCAAATTGTTTACCTGTACATATAGGGACACTTGTGGAGCTGAATAAAGCAAATG AACTTTTCTATCTTTCTCATAAATTGGTGGATTTATATCCTAGTAATCCT GTGTCTTGGTTTGCAGTGGGGTGCTATTATCTCATGGTCGGTCATAAAAATGAACATGCCAGAAGATATCTCAG CAAAGCTACGACGCTGGAGAAGACCTACGGGCCGGCATGGATCGCTTACGGGCATTCGTTCGCAGTTGAGAGTGAACATGACCAAGCGATGGCTGCTTACTTCACGGCAGCGCAGCTGATGAAAGG gTGTCATTTGCCAATGCTTTATATTGGATTAGAATATGGATTGACCAATAACTCAAAATTGGCTGAAAGATTCTTTGGCCAAGCTCTAAGCATCGCACCAGAAGACCCTTTTGTTATGCATGAGGTTGGCGTGGTCGCATTTCAAAATGGAGA ATGGAAAACAGCGGAAAAATGGTTTCTCGAtgctttggaaaaaattaaagcaattggGAATGAG GTAACAGTTGACAAATGGGAACCTTTGTTGAACAACTTGGGCCATGTCTGCAGAAAACTTAA GAAGTATGCTGAAGCCTTGGACTACCACCGGCAGGCACTGGTGTTGATTCCTCAGAATGCGTCCACCTATTCTGCCATAGGGTATATCCATAGTCTGATGGGCAACTTTGAAAATGCCGTGGACTATTTCCACACA GCCCTTGGTCTTAGGCGAGATGATACATTTTCTGTTACAATGCTTGGTCATTGCATTGAAATGTACATTGGTGATTCTGAAGCTTATATTG gaGCAGACAtcaaagacaaattaaaatgttatgaCTTTGATGTGCATACAATGAAGACATTAAAGAACATTATTTCACCTCCGTGGGATTTCAGGGAATTTGAAGTAGAAAAACAGACAGTGGAAGAAGCAGGGCTTGCACCATTAGAAACCTCAAGGAAAACTCCAGATTCCAGACCTTCCTTGGAAGAAACCTTTGAAattgaaatgaatgaaagtgaCATGATGTTAGAGACGCCTATGTCAGACCACAGTACGTGA
- the CDC16 gene encoding cell division cycle protein 16 homolog isoform X2, translated as MNLERLRKRVRQYLDQQYQSALFWADKVASLSHEEPQDIYWLAQCLYLTAQYHRAAHALRSRKLDKLYEACRYLAARCHFAAKEHQQALDILDLEEPISKRLFGKCLKDESSLKDPSSDWEMSQSSIKSSICLLRGKIYDALDNRTLATYSYKEALKLDVYCFEAFDLLTSHHMLTAQEEKELLESLPLSKLCTEEQELLRFLFENKLKKYNKPSETVIPESVDGLQENLDVVVSLAERHYYNCDFKMCYKLTSVVMEKDPFHANCLPVHIGTLVELNKANELFYLSHKLVDLYPSNPVSWFAVGCYYLMVGHKNEHARRYLSKATTLEKTYGPAWIAYGHSFAVESEHDQAMAAYFTAAQLMKGCHLPMLYIGLEYGLTNNSKLAERFFGQALSIAPEDPFVMHEVGVVAFQNGEWKTAEKWFLDALEKIKAIGNEVTVDKWEPLLNNLGHVCRKLKKYAEALDYHRQALVLIPQNASTYSAIGYIHSLMGNFENAVDYFHTALGLRRDDTFSVTMLGHCIEMYIGDSEAYIGADIKDKLKCYDFDVHTMKTLKNIISPPWDFREFEVEKQTVEEAGLAPLETSRKTPDSRPSLEETFEIEMNESDMMLETPMSDHST; from the exons CAGTATCAGAGTGCTCTATTTTGGGCAGATAAAGTAGCCTCACTCTCTCATG AGGAACCCCAGGACATTTACTGGTTGGCTCAGTGTCTTTACCTGACAGCCCAGTATCATAGAGCAGCTCACGCGCTTCGGTCACGAAAACTGGACAAA TTGTATGAAGCATGTCGCTACCTTGCAGCTAGATGCCAT TTTGCTGCAAAAGAACACCAGCAGGCTCTTGACATTCTTGATCTGGAGGAGCCGATCAGCAAAAGACTGTTTGGGAAATGCTTGAAGGATGAAAGTAGCTTGAAAGACCCCTCCAGTGACTGGGAAATGTCACAGTCCTCA ATAAAGAGTTCTATTTGTCTTTTACGAGGAAAAATCTATGATGCTCTAGATAACCGAACCCTCGCTACTTACAGCTATAAAGAAGCTTTGAAGCTTGACGTCTACTGCTTTGAAGCATTTGATCTTTTAACGTCGCACCACATGTTGACAGCCCAAGAAG aaaaagaacttcTTGAATCACTACCTCTTAGCAAGCTCTGTACTGAAGAACAGGAATTGCTACGTTTTCTATTTGAGAACAAATTGAAAAAG TATAATAAACCTAGTGAAACTGTTATCCCCGAGTCTGTAGATGGTTTGCAGGAGAATCTGGATGTGGTCGTGTCTTTAGCTGAAAGACATTATtataactgtgattttaaaatgtgctacAAGCTGACTTCTGT AGTAATGGAAAAAGATCCTTTCCATGCAAATTGTTTACCTGTACATATAGGGACACTTGTGGAGCTGAATAAAGCAAATG AACTTTTCTATCTTTCTCATAAATTGGTGGATTTATATCCTAGTAATCCT GTGTCTTGGTTTGCAGTGGGGTGCTATTATCTCATGGTCGGTCATAAAAATGAACATGCCAGAAGATATCTCAG CAAAGCTACGACGCTGGAGAAGACCTACGGGCCGGCATGGATCGCTTACGGGCATTCGTTCGCAGTTGAGAGTGAACATGACCAAGCGATGGCTGCTTACTTCACGGCAGCGCAGCTGATGAAAGG gTGTCATTTGCCAATGCTTTATATTGGATTAGAATATGGATTGACCAATAACTCAAAATTGGCTGAAAGATTCTTTGGCCAAGCTCTAAGCATCGCACCAGAAGACCCTTTTGTTATGCATGAGGTTGGCGTGGTCGCATTTCAAAATGGAGA ATGGAAAACAGCGGAAAAATGGTTTCTCGAtgctttggaaaaaattaaagcaattggGAATGAG GTAACAGTTGACAAATGGGAACCTTTGTTGAACAACTTGGGCCATGTCTGCAGAAAACTTAA GAAGTATGCTGAAGCCTTGGACTACCACCGGCAGGCACTGGTGTTGATTCCTCAGAATGCGTCCACCTATTCTGCCATAGGGTATATCCATAGTCTGATGGGCAACTTTGAAAATGCCGTGGACTATTTCCACACA GCCCTTGGTCTTAGGCGAGATGATACATTTTCTGTTACAATGCTTGGTCATTGCATTGAAATGTACATTGGTGATTCTGAAGCTTATATTG gaGCAGACAtcaaagacaaattaaaatgttatgaCTTTGATGTGCATACAATGAAGACATTAAAGAACATTATTTCACCTCCGTGGGATTTCAGGGAATTTGAAGTAGAAAAACAGACAGTGGAAGAAGCAGGGCTTGCACCATTAGAAACCTCAAGGAAAACTCCAGATTCCAGACCTTCCTTGGAAGAAACCTTTGAAattgaaatgaatgaaagtgaCATGATGTTAGAGACGCCTATGTCAGACCACAGTACGTGA